CAATGTTCATTAATCTCAGTTTGAACTTCGTTTGCTTTGCTGATGCCACTGCGCTTGGACGTTCAATGCCGCTTATCTTATCGTTAAGAGCGGCTCGTGAAATAATCCGATACCCTCAcggccatttttcatgttATCCCATGAAAAATCCAGAAACTCTTGACTTTTTCGTTGTCTACGAATCTGTGTTTGATATAGTACATATTTATTACTATTGGTATTGGCAAAAAAGAACATTTGTTTCGTAAATAACATAGATATGGTTTTTTGATATTATCTCAGCTTAAATGGTTGAATTTACAATCACGTTCATCCAACGGGCAGCCATTGGGATGGTTCTTGAAAAACCAACACGTTTTCTGCTTCAGATTGATTGGCTGgaaattttttacttttttcgttcTCCTTGGGACACTTAGTCCGGCGATCTCGGATACTTTGCTCGGTATCCGTAACTGGACCGCTCCGTTGTGGACTTGAAAAATTTGATGATTGTTTTTCAACAACGTTTGCAACCCCCCACATTCGGCCTTTAGCGCAGTCAAATGCTCGGATGGAATCGTTTTCACTAGATCGCCCACCATAAGTGTACCTCCCGAGTTCCAATTGCTAAGCTCCGGCACCAAACCCTGCTTGGCGAGCAATGCTTCAAACACGATCGCCACAATCTTGTCCACAATCGAGCGGTCGATTTTCGTACAATTGCGTACTTTTTCGGTGCTGTCACGAGGTTTGAAATTGGCCGTCCACTCATCCGCGATCTTCTGCATTGCGGTCGCCTGCATCGTTCGCTCGTTGATAAAAGTTTGAATATTGCCATCGATAACATCGTACTCCTCAATCGGGTAGTTTCTGGTGCGCCCGACTATGCATGTCCGTTTGGTGCTCGGTATTCGCAAACGGTCCGTGTCTACATCGAACCCGCAAACCTGCGCAATTTCATTCGCATACCTAAGGAAATCTCCATATTGGCTGAGGTTGCTGTTTTGGCGTTGATATTTGCTACCATCGAACTCGTATGCGCAGCAcgggagcagaaaaaaacgaccaGTGTAAGAGCTTCGCGCCGCTATCACCGGTATCCAGGGGGACAGTTCATCCGAGTGATTACCGATGATCCAGTCGATATCCGGGAACAGTGACGCACTGGACGGTACAAGTGTTTGCACGCGTAAATCCACCGTTCCTGATGGGTAGAGATCCCACAGCTTCCGTTTCCTTAGGTCAATCCCGTAACCGCGGTGGCCCTCGCAAGAAAGAATATAAACCAGCAATCCATTGCCGCAACCGATATCCACGAAAGATTGTAGCGAAGGTGAATTTGTGCCCAGTCTTTCTTTGCGCCATAGCATGATCAGATAAGCGGCGATGGCGATATCCTCAAACACAAACTTCTGTGGATCGGTACACTCGGGCcaaattttcaccatcgaAGAGCCATACTTTTGTTTTAGCTCGTGGAAAACATGATTGTATTGTTCCATATCGTCGATCAATGAAAGCGAACGTACAGCAGTGTCCGGAGCACTGTCACCATGCCTTGGGGTGCTGGCCACCATCCATTTGACCAACCGGACCATCAGAACGTCTCGTAGCCACAGTGTCGATCGCTCTTCGGCAACATCAcacgaccggcaccggatggaaagttttgcttctTTAGCTTGCAcaacgaaaggaaacgagGGAAATAAAGTACTCGTGCCATCGTTCTGCTGCCCCCTTAAATACACTGCACGGGAAGCGAAATCTGCAACGAAAGATGTTCATAATACCATCCGCAATAATTCAACAAAACGTTTATCAATCTTACCGATCACGCAGATCACATCTATCGGTTGGAAAACGTTAATGTTCTTTGGCAGCAGGCGATTCACGATAATTAAACCGTCGTTTCCGCTTCCCGATAAGCGGTCCACGGAAACGTGTTCCGTTGTTTCCGAGAAGATTTCAAACCCCCGTTGGGAGAGATTTTCTTCGATTCGGGTTTCGTCACAGAAACACTCGTCAATTGATGCGTGCGATTGATTGCGATAAGATGATACCGATATGACCTTTACGCCGAAGAGTTTTTTGTTAATCACATGTGCTTTGAAGAGGTAAATGTCCACGGCTTGCCAGAAATTGTCGCCATAATTCTTCTGCACATCCGTTTCGCCAATTATTCGCTCGAACattatttcgttcgttcgatgcgcttcggatcggtttgtaaacaaactaGGCATGGTTTCTCGCTCCAAAGTGTCAGTATTTCAGTGTGAACAATCAGTCCAACAATGAAGTTATGGTTTGAATTCacaaattttgattaataataaatactTTTCGATTTATAAATCCACTGTTCAAAGTAACCGTCGGGCAAAGTAAAATCGTTATGAACACAAAACCCGGCTGTACAATTTGTCAGCCACGCGACTGTTGACTCGAGCAACGGAGAGCGCCGAGATGTCCAGGTGCGTGAAATAGGCCCACTCTGTGAAGCACGAGACTGTGGAGTGCGTGCGTGACGCATTGTTTGATTCCTGCAAATGTCGCGACAGGATGGAAAACGCGTTTGGAAATAAGTCCTGAATTACAGTATTGTAAGTGCACGCTCGTGTTGTGCTTGATAAAAATGTGGCACGCGATATGTGCGTGAGTGTACCGAAAATGTGAACCGACAGTGAAACATCTCGTGTGTCTTTTTTAaagctttgttttgatttttacgGTGAAAGAAGTCGGCCGCTCCGCCAGCGTTAGACCTTGCAAACGCGGtggggaaattgaattttagaGCCGTACGGTTCGCCGTGGCACGAACGATAATTATTGTGACGCGCTACCAAAAGAAGTAAACAGCTTAAACCATATAAGGACATTAACTCCATAACTCGTGCTttgtgtgaaaataaaaagtgaacGCACGACGCTGCGCCTCtgagtgtgcctgtgtgcgcgtgtgtttgtatgaGCAAGCGCGCGGTTCAAACTACTGCGATCATTCTTTCGAATTTGCGGAAAACTCAGAGGCTACGAGTGCATAGAAATTGAAATTCCCGAATAGAAATTCGGTTTGCTGTGGTAATTCGCTCGAAGCATACAACATTTGAGAACGAGCGTATCAGACCAGCGATTGGCTATTGAACAGCGACCCACAGGACAACAGAAAGCCGGCTGCACATCGTTCAGAGCGAACCACTACGAcaacaaaatggaaattacAGACGATCGTGTTTATGCCGCCGAAAAGATCATGAAAAAACGTGTGCGAGCGGTAAGTGTATTTTGGAAGATGCTGGCCAATGCAAGGAAGTGTTTACACATTGCGCCAGACccataaataatggaaaacaaaataatgcaCGAACTGGGAGATTTTTCAATTGATGTTTTCCTTAAGGCAAACTGCACAACGCAAAGCCCGCACACACCAGAAACAACCCGTCCCCGATCACACATTAGGAACGCCAACGCGAAAAGTTGGCGTTGCATGTGCGGGAACCGCGAAGCGTTTTTCTGCGAAGGCAGCTGACCTTGAATGGCTCGATTTTCCGCCTCGCGTTGCGAAACTATCATTTTTTGCGACTCCGTTTCGCACGCCGCCTGCTGCGTCGcgtgcgtttgtttgccggCGTTGCTGCGGACGTGAGCGAATGAGCGAAAAGCGGAACCGGTAACCGGTTTGTTTTGGATCGGCTGTACTTcatgttgttattttttatgtgttcTTCAATTTTCTGCCGAAGATCGTATCTGAATATTgcgttttaaatttattagaAGCTTCGCCATCCCACAACTGGTCCATTATTTTGCATCCGTATGCTGAAGcggaatgttttaattttctaaatGTAAATTTTGAAGCCATCGGCAAATTtgggggtatttttttcattcaataaaCTTTAAATTTGTTCAACTCTAAATCGGAAAAGCATGAAGGAATCAGACCAATGTTGGCATTGTTTCCTGCTTAATTTCTTAACAATTTGTCAATGATTAAGAAAATATCAGCACCAACTAAATGTATGACGGACCGAATTGATTTGTTCATTCTGATTGATTTTCTAAATACATTTCTGCTCACCAGGGAAAGGCAGAATATTGGGTAAAGTGGAAAGGCTGGAGCCAGCGGCACAACACTTGGGAACCGGAAGAAAATATTCTCGATCCGCGGCTCATCGATATCTTCGAGAAGTCCTTACGCGGCAACTCCACGCTCAAGCGTAAGAAGAAAGCCGTGATCGAAGATTCGGATGATGACGAAGAGCCGGGACCGCCTCCGGTTTTGTccactccggaaccggaaccgaagccAGAAAAGAAGGATCCAGTGACTTCGACCAAGAaggaaaaagatgaaaaacaccatcatcatcattcgcatcaccatcatcaccaccaccatcagagTGAAGGAGGAGGTGGAAGCGgcaagaaggaaaaggaaaagaacagTTCGTCCAGTCCCACGGATGGCCTGAAGCAAAGGGCTGGCAACAGTtctagtagtagcagcagtcCAAGCATTCCACCGAAGGATAAATCTTTGCCGGTTGAAGGTTCCAGTATCAACACCAAACAGGAGGCGCAAGCGGCGGTTACTACCGGAAGCCACGGAGCGCTAGGTGGAGCTATGACTGGGGGTCAGCTTCCCTGTTTGAAAATTTCGATCAGTGCAGTGTGTGCGGACGAGCCGAACGATCATGACACCAACTCCAATTCGAGTGACGATCAACCGCTCAGCCACAAGGATCTGGCAGGCACTAAGCGAAAGGCCGAGGTACTATCGAAGGGTGGCAAGGTAGGTGTTACGATAAAAACTTCCTCTCCCGACGAAACAAGTGGAGGTCACCTGTCGAAGGTCCACCGGCTTGAAGCGACGCCCCTCGCGTGCTCGTCAACCGTCACACCGATCAGTGCATCAGCCAAACTCGATCTAAAGCCCGCTGCACCACTTTCTCCGGACACACCCGCATCACGCCCGGAATCGAACATTCCTCCGGCCGATGGCGGTAATCAGCCAGCGCTACCTGCCGCGGCCGTAGTCGGGCTGGCTGCAGAAGCGGGAGATgaacaacagcagccgcagcgggCCGATGCGCCCAACAATGAGCTGACCAATGGAAATGGAGGTGCCAACatcaataacaacaacaatctaGAGAAGCATGTCACACTGGCGCTATCGCCCCGTTCGGCACCGCCGAAACTTTGGCTaccgaaaacacaaacgacCAATCAGGTGTTTATAACGGATGTTACCGTTAACTTGGAGACGGTCACCATACGCGAATGCAAAACGGAGCGAGGTTTCTTTAAGACTCGCGAAATGCAACAAGAAGGAGGTAACGACCTACTGCACTAATGCTGTATCGGGAGCGAAGTGGCAACaggaaacaaaacggaaaatggagTCTGATGATCGTGTGTACCTGTGAGGAACTGAATAGAAGAGATCCGTTGCAAGTGTTGCTGTCATGTTGACTGTTAGCTCCCCACTTTACTACCAAAATACCACTATCAAGAAGAATTAGGATTACCATCGAATGTGACGATCGTATCTCCCGAATAAGGACTCGGAAGGGAAGTGACGCCAAAATCAAACTGTAAATAGTAGAGGGAATACTCCGAACATGTGTCACAGGCTAAACGCAGCAGACGGTAGGTGGGATTAAAGCCCTAATTTTCGAAATTATTatcgaaagaaagagagaacacgagaaaaaagagagaatgATGtgatgagagagagagagagacagagtcaTGCAACATGAAATGTACATACCGAGATGGAAACTGCACAAGGGTCTTATACGACACCAAGTTTTCCGTCGAGACTGCAAGAAATCGATACTAGAGGGAGGTTAAACTGAACACGGAAATCCGACATCCTGCTAGGATAatgatgtgtgtttgtgtgcgtgtgtttgcgaGTAACTTTGGGGAGTGTGTATGAACAAAGTGGCATCTATTGTGTCATTTATTGCGCGCCATCAGTTTTGTGGGTTGGTAAACCTGATCTTGTGATGATCATCTCCGATTGGTGCCACAACTCCTAAATGGTCGGGAGAGAGATTTTAAGCTTTTTCCAGCAATACTTCTGTAATGAGTTTTAAAACAGCGTGTGAAGGACGGTTCGGAATTACCAATCActcaattgattgattgaaattcgTAATAGGAATTGCTTTTAAACGTATAATGCATTATTTGCTTACTTTTACCACAGTTGAATCGAACCAGAGTTTTGACTTTGCACTGTTCTTAATATTCTGCtcgattttcattcaattcgCATCCACTACTGTTTCCACTGTGTTGAGACAGGATCATTGGGTGTATAGCATTAGTTAGTATTAGTTTATATTGTCTTTACATCTCCATTGCGTACACAATAACTTCAGTAGCTCGTAAATACGAGAACACAGATGATCATTAAGTACAACTTTCAATTGTAACAGCATTAAAATGCGTTCAAAGTAAAAAATGATGGAGGCAATGGACTTTTGTTAGTGTCCAATCATTCTAGATCACATTATTCTCACGAACGAGCTTCAAagtgttttgttcttttcacTATCAATTAATGTGCTATAGAAGTAGCAGGAGAAAGTTCATCATTCATGGATGAATTCACACGCCAAGATCGAACTTAGGTACGTTGGTATTTTATTTACTCGTAAGCTTTTTGTAATACTAAATTCGTTACAcaaaatttattatatttCGACTTTCCGTGCGGGTAACATGGAAATGGAGCCCATGTCTCGATCAAAAGTAGATCGTTAAACAGTCCAATATTCATCTTGTATAAGTAATTAGTTTTTCCACTGGAGAGCGGAAAACGTTTATTTATGATTCTATTACTACCAAAAATTTTATCGATTTAATTTGAGCTTGTAAGGATTTATAGGTACCGTCACTGCGGAAAAACAAAGATCGGGAGTGAAGAATCTAAGCCGTTTCGAAACACAACTTGTATTACTGATGGTTTCCGTcgatttatgttgtttatgtGCACCGCGTTgtaaggaaaacgaaaacgtgtTTTGAATGACAGCACGGCATCAAAATGGACAGAGCAATACCGTCATACTATGCTTATTAATGTACTCGTCGCAAGTTAGTGGATGTTTTAAGTAGTACTTCGCAAAAGCAAATACATTCACAAACCCCTAAACGGACAAAtcggaaacaaacaataagCAACGTATTCTGTGCTATTTATACACTCTTACGTAAAGTATCTTTCGTAGTTTGTAGAGTACTTGCAACACACATCTATTGTTATCATAGTTTAAGAAGGTAATTAAAAACTGCatataaaatcaataaattgtgtgtttgcattttttacaactttttgaaagaaaaatcgtctTAACACAGTTTCAACCAGCGATCCGATAGCTGCCGTCTTTCTTTCAATTGATCAAGCGAAGGGAACACAATGAAACACAACTTATCCATGAGGAataccatttttttctctcgtaAAATAGCGCTCTATAGAATGTTTATGTTGAAGCGTAACTTAACAGTGTGCTGCTGGGTACAGTAAAAGCCACCAACTGAAACTCGTACCGTGGACCGCCTAGTTTTTGCCACACAcgagttcgattcgattcgaaacatagagagagagagtctgCTCCACAGCCAGTGCTAGCAAAAGGAATTTCCGAATTTGTATAAACATTCCCATCGGCGGTTCCGCGCGGCTCGGCTGCCCTTTTTCGAGGAATCATGTGAATCGATCATAATCGAATGGAACTGGAGAAAGGGCCGGCAACGAttagccccccccccccccatgcTGCCCCGTGTCGGAGACCAACATAACGAACTCAAAACGTGCAGCAAATGTGTGAATGTGATCGAGCGATAGTTAACATTCGCCCAGATAATTAACAATAGCACCAGCAACGATTGCTGTATTAACAACGCGCCAAACAATACGCAGCGCTGGGCGCGTTTCaaattctctttctcttttagCTTTTACACTTTCGGCGATTTTTTTGCAGCGTTTCGACACGTGACTTAATCGAAAACGGGAGCGAAAACTGTTCCTCGATAACACCGACGGACATGGCGGTCGCTACGAACTGATTGAGGGATATTTCCCACAGCGTTTCCGAGTTATGGCCTGCGGTTGTCTTGGAGCCCCGCCGCTTAGGTGTACGTTCCGAGCTGGACGATGACGGATTACCGTTCGGGTCGAACTGAAACTGGAATGCGATAAATTCAAAGTAGAAGGCAAAAGTTTGTCCCACATTGTGTCACACTTACCATTTCACCACCTTCCACTGCAGGAAAGGCAAGTTGGGTGAAACTATCGTTGCTATCGTCCCGTCCACTGAAGGCAACATCCTCCCCGAGTGAAATCAGTGTTTTATCTGTTTTGCAAAGCAGAAAATAATGGTTAAAATATATACGGGGCATCGATGGGGGCCCCCTCGCTGAAACTTACAAGACGTTTGCACCTGTTGGTCGGTAACTCTCTGCTCTTTGTTCAAAATCTCTAGCAACGTGGTCCAGAGGGAGATGAAATTTTTCTGTCCCATGTTTGGAATGGTTTTGTACGTAAAGTTCGAGTCCGGTTCGTCGAGAAAAATGCGCAAACCGCTAATGCTGCGTGCTTCggtcgtggccgccgtggcccCACTAAGCCCGCGTCGGCTGACGCTTTCATCGAGACTGTATCGGTTAAAGCCAAGGTCGCTTATGTCTGACCGCGAACCGAACGATTCCGTTTCACCGAGATTGGCATTGTTGTGACCGGATGTGCCAGCCACCGCACCACCGCTGGCGCTGCCACCTGCCGTTCCGCcgatcatgctgctgctcgtggtcGGTAGATCGACGTAGAATATTGACGACGTTTCCGCATTCGTCGATGTTTCATCTATCGACAGGTTGGGCGTTGCGTTGAAGTGCGACAACGACAGACTTTCAACATCAGTCGCCTCGAGACTGATGTCGATCGGTGACGGGAGCGATTTGATCGTTTCCATCGGATTGTCACTGAAGAAGCTTTCCGCTTCCGTGGCGACCTCGGTGTCCGAGTCGCGAGATTCACACACGCTGCTCGTTTCCAGTTCTTGAGCACTGAGGAGCGGCGGCAGGTGTAGAATGTACAGCAGTTTCAGCTTCTCCGTTGCACGCTTTGAGCAAATGATGCCGATCGCGAAAATCAGCTGTTTAAACTCGAGATAACCGGCCGATTGTTTGTCCATTAGCTAGCATGAAGATCggaaaaaggtgtcaaaaaAAGGGACCGAAACTGTCATTGGCGATCGTAGCTTACACGAAACAGCTTCTCAGCCACGTCGATATTCTGACAGTGGCCCCACGGTGTTAGATCGACGAACAGTTTGCGAAAGGTTTCGTAGTCCACCCGGAAGCAGTCATAGCGGTTATCGCGAAACCGTTTCTTGGCATCGTTCAGCACGGCCATATCGAAAACCGGCTCACTGCTGTTGACCGAGGACGGCCGGGCTCGATTCTTGACGCTTATCTTCTCATCCTTTGTGTAGCACAGCAACATTCGCAGCTCTTCACCATCGAAGTACCTGCAACAGAAGGTTAACCATGATTGTCTGCGAAAGGCTAGAAAGGGCCGGTACTTGCTTACCCATTGTCTTTGTAGTTTTTTATCACACTATTTTCCAAATCCTTTTCGAGCTGGTGGACGGTTATGCGTCGGTGTTTGTTACGCAGCTCTTCAATCTTTTGTGATGTTATTGCTTTGCCGAATTTCATATAGGCTTCGTAGATGAGCGTCTGCACGGATTGGCTCTACAAAGGGGAAGCAAAGAGGGCTTAAAATCGTGTTCACTCGGTCCGGCACCCTGGTACGCACTTTAACCTGCTGTTTCTCCTTATCGATGATCCTGATCCGTTGTACCTCGTCGTTAAAAATGCCCATCAGGAAGGTGGAGAGCAGTTGCATCGCCTCGCCATCATCGGTGCACTCGAGCAACTTTTCCTGGTTCCATTCGAGAATTTTTAAAGCTATCTGCAAGGTTTCGAAAACCGATTAACACACGGACGGACATCGAGCGGCGTTTCAGAAGGTACAACGTACAATGAAAATCACTTTTGCGCCATCACAAAGAAAGCAGTCGATGATGTGAAGCGCACTTTCGTACGGCATCACGCTGAGAAAGATCGTAAGGAACCAGGACAGCGATATCATGCGTATCATGCCCAGCTCGGACAGTTTGACGTGTAAGCTGGGCAGCTGACCCGCGATCAGTTCGTCCAGCAGCCCCTGATCAATCTGTGCCCCGACGACACGATCGTTGTAGTAATCCGGCAGCAACGACTCGCACAGGCAGCACAGTATCCAGAACGCGTCCTCCTCGTCGCAATAGATGAGAAACACGGACGTGACAATGTTCATCGCTTGGCAGTAGCCAATCTCCGGGTTGCGCAGAGCGTACGCCTGCAGCACCCTTCTCAGCGCCGTAATGCCTATGTTTGTCTGGAAAGCCGGATGCTCCGGTAGCGATCGATGTAGATCGCGCTCGATCTCCTCGAACGACACCGGGCTTTGATCTTTTGCCCGCGTCACCAATTCCTGATACAGGCCCGGGTTCATCATTTTCATGTGGATCGCACCGGAAAAGATCATCCAAATTTCGCGCCGCAATTGGTCCGGGATGCCCTCGATGACGAGATTGATCGTGTCCGTGGTGCGGAACATCGAAATGTTACGCCCGTACAGTGAGAAGTGTTCCTCCCAGCGTTTCATCTGAAGCACGAAAATGGGCAAAATTGCAGAATGCAACGCGTCGTCATGAGATCCGCTACGCTTACCTTCTCCGCTTGCATGTCATCGAACGCGCGGTTGTTGGGATCCTTGTAGAGGTGCATTAGAGGTTCCTGCTTCACCCAATCCAAATCATCGTGGGTTCGCGCCGGTCTAACGGAAAAGAATCGAGCCTAGAATTATGCGCAGTCTTACGTAAGGCGCGGGAGCACTTTCTGGACACTTACGGAACCGTTTTGGAGAGCAATTccgaaattttgtttatcaGGAACTCACGGTCCAGAATGTGCTGCAGTACGAAAATGCTTCCATCGGACGTGGTGATGATAATCCGGTTGATGAACCGATTG
The nucleotide sequence above comes from Anopheles bellator chromosome 1, idAnoBellAS_SP24_06.2, whole genome shotgun sequence. Encoded proteins:
- the LOC131205959 gene encoding probable tRNA (uracil-O(2)-)-methyltransferase, translated to MFERIIGETDVQKNYGDNFWQAVDIYLFKAHVINKKLFGVKVISVSSYRNQSHASIDECFCDETRIEENLSQRGFEIFSETTEHVSVDRLSGSGNDGLIIVNRLLPKNINVFQPIDVICVIDFASRAVYLRGQQNDGTSTLFPSFPFVVQAKEAKLSIRCRSCDVAEERSTLWLRDVLMVRLVKWMVASTPRHGDSAPDTAVRSLSLIDDMEQYNHVFHELKQKYGSSMVKIWPECTDPQKFVFEDIAIAAYLIMLWRKERLGTNSPSLQSFVDIGCGNGLLVYILSCEGHRGYGIDLRKRKLWDLYPSGTVDLRVQTLVPSSASLFPDIDWIIGNHSDELSPWIPVIAARSSYTGRFFLLPCCAYEFDGSKYQRQNSNLSQYGDFLRYANEIAQVCGFDVDTDRLRIPSTKRTCIVGRTRNYPIEEYDVIDGNIQTFINERTMQATAMQKIADEWTANFKPRDSTEKVRNCTKIDRSIVDKIVAIVFEALLAKQGLVPELSNWNSGGTLMVGDLVKTIPSEHLTALKAECGGLQTLLKNNHQIFQVHNGAVQLRIPSKVSEIAGLSVPRRTKKVKNFQPINLKQKTCWFFKNHPNGCPLDERDCKFNHLS
- the LOC131205953 gene encoding TBC1 domain family member 9 isoform X1, which translates into the protein MWIPPRECSMPFALWVNETTKLTSRYFLLQHRKGHGSLRGFSSMLVGTLDNVLDTRPSPYRILHYQPSTGLCYEIAADITLEAIMIDWEWLAKNLFRVINEMETEEEITNFTICKIQSLLAHTGRPSEEQNDPTSFQVAVCKFREKFRMPEDEKLVNYYYCSYFRKIPRQGQLYLSLNHICFYSYILGSESKLCFRYNELTEIKKSGNTITLRAGQAKEYTFVFLYSPGEAYQLIEQLSKLTMQKMIQDPNQPLVDHDPVVLKKSEKNVAQKTQLLRDLTARQQSDEYRIHFRVPKTEILDGMIKASLWAPYAKKHINGVLYLSQNYLCFKSEIASVVALVIPLSKIVSVEKNEDPHNRFINRIIITTSDGSIFVLQHILDREFLINKISELLSKTVPPARTHDDLDWVKQEPLMHLYKDPNNRAFDDMQAEKMKRWEEHFSLYGRNISMFRTTDTINLVIEGIPDQLRREIWMIFSGAIHMKMMNPGLYQELVTRAKDQSPVSFEEIERDLHRSLPEHPAFQTNIGITALRRVLQAYALRNPEIGYCQAMNIVTSVFLIYCDEEDAFWILCCLCESLLPDYYNDRVVGAQIDQGLLDELIAGQLPSLHVKLSELGMIRMISLSWFLTIFLSVMPYESALHIIDCFLCDGAKVIFIIALKILEWNQEKLLECTDDGEAMQLLSTFLMGIFNDEVQRIRIIDKEKQQVKSQSVQTLIYEAYMKFGKAITSQKIEELRNKHRRITVHQLEKDLENSVIKNYKDNGYFDGEELRMLLCYTKDEKISVKNRARPSSVNSSEPVFDMAVLNDAKKRFRDNRYDCFRVDYETFRKLFVDLTPWGHCQNIDVAEKLFRLMDKQSAGYLEFKQLIFAIGIICSKRATEKLKLLYILHLPPLLSAQELETSSVCESRDSDTEVATEAESFFSDNPMETIKSLPSPIDISLEATDVESLSLSHFNATPNLSIDETSTNAETSSIFYVDLPTTSSSMIGGTAGGSASGGAVAGTSGHNNANLGETESFGSRSDISDLGFNRYSLDESVSRRGLSGATAATTEARSISGLRIFLDEPDSNFTYKTIPNMGQKNFISLWTTLLEILNKEQRVTDQQVQTSYKTLISLGEDVAFSGRDDSNDSFTQLAFPAVEGGEMFQFDPNGNPSSSSSERTPKRRGSKTTAGHNSETLWEISLNQFVATAMSVGVIEEQFSLPFSIKSRVETLQKNRRKCKS
- the LOC131205965 gene encoding polycomb group protein Pc is translated as MEITDDRVYAAEKIMKKRVRAGKAEYWVKWKGWSQRHNTWEPEENILDPRLIDIFEKSLRGNSTLKRKKKAVIEDSDDDEEPGPPPVLSTPEPEPKPEKKDPVTSTKKEKDEKHHHHHSHHHHHHHHQSEGGGGSGKKEKEKNSSSSPTDGLKQRAGNSSSSSSSPSIPPKDKSLPVEGSSINTKQEAQAAVTTGSHGALGGAMTGGQLPCLKISISAVCADEPNDHDTNSNSSDDQPLSHKDLAGTKRKAEVLSKGGKVGVTIKTSSPDETSGGHLSKVHRLEATPLACSSTVTPISASAKLDLKPAAPLSPDTPASRPESNIPPADGGNQPALPAAAVVGLAAEAGDEQQQPQRADAPNNELTNGNGGANINNNNNLEKHVTLALSPRSAPPKLWLPKTQTTNQVFITDVTVNLETVTIRECKTERGFFKTREMQQEGGNDLLH
- the LOC131205953 gene encoding TBC1 domain family member 9 isoform X2, with product MWIPPRECSMPFALWVNETTKLTSRYFLLQHRKGHGSLRGFSSMLVGTLDNVLDTRPSPYRILHYQPSTGLCYEIAADITLEAIMIDWEWLAKNLFRVINEMETEEEITNFTICKIQSLLAHTGRPSEEQNDPTSFQVAVCKFREKFRMPEDEKLVNYYYCSYFRKIPRQGQLYLSLNHICFYSYILGSESKLCFRYNELTEIKKSGNTITLRAGQAKEYTFVFLYSPGEAYQLIEQLSKLTMQKMIQDPNQPLVDHDPVVLKKSEKNVAQKTQLLRDLTARQQSDEYRIHFRVPKTEILDGMIKASLWAPYAKKHINGVLYLSQNYLCFKSEIASVVALVIPLSKIVSVEKNEDPHNRFINRIIITTSDGSIFVLQHILDREFLINKISELLSKTVPPARTHDDLDWVKQEPLMHLYKDPNNRAFDDMQAEKMKRWEEHFSLYGRNISMFRTTDTINLVIEGIPDQLRREIWMIFSGAIHMKMMNPGLYQELVTRAKDQSPVSFEEIERDLHRSLPEHPAFQTNIGITALRRVLQAYALRNPEIGYCQAMNIVTSVFLIYCDEEDAFWILCCLCESLLPDYYNDRVVGAQIDQGLLDELIAGQLPSLHVKLSELGMIRMISLSWFLTIFLSVMPYESALHIIDCFLCDGAKVIFIIALKILEWNQEKLLECTDDGEAMQLLSTFLMGIFNDEVQRIRIIDKEKQQVKSQSVQTLIYEAYMKFGKAITSQKIEELRNKHRRITVHQLEKDLENSVIKNYKDNGYFDGEELRMLLCYTKDEKISVKNRARPSSVNSSEPVFDMAVLNDAKKRFRDNRYDCFRVDYETFRKLFVDLTPWGHCQNIDVAEKLFRLMDKQSAGYLEFKQLIFAIGIICSKRATEKLKLLYILHLPPLLSAQELETSSVCESRDSDTEVATEAESFFSDNPMETIKSLPSPIDISLEATDVESLSLSHFNATPNLSIDETSTNAETSSIFYVDLPTTSSSMIGGTAGGSASGGAVAGTSGHNNANLGETESFGSRSDISDLGFNRYSLDESVSRRGLSGATAATTEARSISGLRIFLDEPDSNFTYKTIPNMGQKNFISLWTTLLEILNKEQRVTDQQVQTSYKTLISLGEDVAFSGRDDSNDSFTQLAFPAVEGGEMFDPNGNPSSSSSERTPKRRGSKTTAGHNSETLWEISLNQFVATAMSVGVIEEQFSLPFSIKSRVETLQKNRRKCKS